In a genomic window of Oncorhynchus kisutch isolate 150728-3 linkage group LG9, Okis_V2, whole genome shotgun sequence:
- the rnf175 gene encoding RING finger protein 175 isoform X4, whose product MAGLQPQGDLLKMTHRENWKVQHERLHVKHRGHEAMHAEMVLILIATLVVAQIVLVQWKQRHNRSYNLVTLLQMWVVPLYFTIKLYWWRFLSMWGMFSVITSYVVFRATRKPLSCRTPRMVYKWFLLIYKLSYAVGVIGYLVIMFTMFGFNVFFRIKAEDSMDVGVIMLFYGLYYGVMGRDFAEICSDYMASTIGYYNMGGMPSRSLTDDICAVCGQKILVDVDEEGIIEDTYQLSCNHIYLLMAFCQKSKSSG is encoded by the exons gGGGATCTCCTGAAAATGACTCACAGGGAGAACTGGAA agtacAGCATGAGCGCCTGCACGTGAAGCACCGGGGCCATGAGGCCATGCATGCAGAGATGGTGCTCATCCTCATCGCTACACTAGTGGTGGCTCAGATCGTACTGGTACAGTGGAAGCAGCGGCACAACCGCTCATACAAT ttggtCACCCTGCTCCAGATGTGGGTGGTTCCTCTCTATTTCACTATAAAACTCTACTGGTGGAGGTTTCTCTCCATGTGGGGAATGTTCTCTGTCATCACCAGCTATGTCGTCTTCAGAGCTACACGCAAACCACTGTCCTGTCGGACACCACG gaTGGTGTATAAATGGTTTCTATTGATCTATAAGCTGAGCTATGCGGTGGGAGTGATTGGATACCTGGTCATCATGTTCACAATGTTCGGCTTCAATGTCTTCTTCAG GATCAAGGCTGAGGACTCCATGGATGTGGGCGTTATCATGCTATTCTATGGTCTGTACTATGGAGTGATGGGACGGGACTTTGCTGAAATCTGCTCCGACTACATGGCCTCAACTATAGGG tactATAACATGGGAGGAATGCCGTCCAGGAGCCTGACAGATGATATCTGTGCAGTGTGTGGTCAGAAGATCCTCGTAGACGTGGATGAGGAGGGGATTATAGAAGATACCTACCAACTCTCCTGTAACCACAT ATATCTTCTAATGGCTTTCTGCCAGAAGTCAAAGAGCTCTGGATGA
- the rnf175 gene encoding RING finger protein 175 isoform X3 encodes MAGLQPQGDLLKMTHRENWKVQHERLHVKHRGHEAMHAEMVLILIATLVVAQIVLVQWKQRHNRSYNLVTLLQMWVVPLYFTIKLYWWRFLSMWGMFSVITSYVVFRATRKPLSCRTPRMVYKWFLLIYKLSYAVGVIGYLVIMFTMFGFNVFFRIKAEDSMDVGVIMLFYGLYYGVMGRDFAEICSDYMASTIGYYNMGGMPSRSLTDDICAVCGQKILVDVDEEGIIEDTYQLSYSTSSVSVAGALWVRSRRVRTATRRST; translated from the exons gGGGATCTCCTGAAAATGACTCACAGGGAGAACTGGAA agtacAGCATGAGCGCCTGCACGTGAAGCACCGGGGCCATGAGGCCATGCATGCAGAGATGGTGCTCATCCTCATCGCTACACTAGTGGTGGCTCAGATCGTACTGGTACAGTGGAAGCAGCGGCACAACCGCTCATACAAT ttggtCACCCTGCTCCAGATGTGGGTGGTTCCTCTCTATTTCACTATAAAACTCTACTGGTGGAGGTTTCTCTCCATGTGGGGAATGTTCTCTGTCATCACCAGCTATGTCGTCTTCAGAGCTACACGCAAACCACTGTCCTGTCGGACACCACG gaTGGTGTATAAATGGTTTCTATTGATCTATAAGCTGAGCTATGCGGTGGGAGTGATTGGATACCTGGTCATCATGTTCACAATGTTCGGCTTCAATGTCTTCTTCAG GATCAAGGCTGAGGACTCCATGGATGTGGGCGTTATCATGCTATTCTATGGTCTGTACTATGGAGTGATGGGACGGGACTTTGCTGAAATCTGCTCCGACTACATGGCCTCAACTATAGGG tactATAACATGGGAGGAATGCCGTCCAGGAGCCTGACAGATGATATCTGTGCAGTGTGTGGTCAGAAGATCCTCGTAGACGTGGATGAGGAGGGGATTATAGAAGATACCTACCAACTCTCCT ATTCCACGAGTTCTGTATCCGTGGCTGGTGCATTGTGGGTAAGAAGCAGACGTGTCCGTACTGCAACGAGAAGGTCGACTTGA
- the rnf175 gene encoding RING finger protein 175 isoform X2, with product MHAEMVLILIATLVVAQIVLVQWKQRHNRSYNLVTLLQMWVVPLYFTIKLYWWRFLSMWGMFSVITSYVVFRATRKPLSCRTPRMVYKWFLLIYKLSYAVGVIGYLVIMFTMFGFNVFFRIKAEDSMDVGVIMLFYGLYYGVMGRDFAEICSDYMASTIGYYNMGGMPSRSLTDDICAVCGQKILVDVDEEGIIEDTYQLSCNHIFHEFCIRGWCIVGKKQTCPYCNEKVDLKRMMNNPWERTHVLYGQLLDWLRYLVAWQPIIIGIVHGINFTLGLE from the exons ATGCATGCAGAGATGGTGCTCATCCTCATCGCTACACTAGTGGTGGCTCAGATCGTACTGGTACAGTGGAAGCAGCGGCACAACCGCTCATACAAT ttggtCACCCTGCTCCAGATGTGGGTGGTTCCTCTCTATTTCACTATAAAACTCTACTGGTGGAGGTTTCTCTCCATGTGGGGAATGTTCTCTGTCATCACCAGCTATGTCGTCTTCAGAGCTACACGCAAACCACTGTCCTGTCGGACACCACG gaTGGTGTATAAATGGTTTCTATTGATCTATAAGCTGAGCTATGCGGTGGGAGTGATTGGATACCTGGTCATCATGTTCACAATGTTCGGCTTCAATGTCTTCTTCAG GATCAAGGCTGAGGACTCCATGGATGTGGGCGTTATCATGCTATTCTATGGTCTGTACTATGGAGTGATGGGACGGGACTTTGCTGAAATCTGCTCCGACTACATGGCCTCAACTATAGGG tactATAACATGGGAGGAATGCCGTCCAGGAGCCTGACAGATGATATCTGTGCAGTGTGTGGTCAGAAGATCCTCGTAGACGTGGATGAGGAGGGGATTATAGAAGATACCTACCAACTCTCCTGTAACCACAT ATTCCACGAGTTCTGTATCCGTGGCTGGTGCATTGTGGGTAAGAAGCAGACGTGTCCGTACTGCAACGAGAAGGTCGACTTGAAGAGGATGATGAACAATCC atGGGAGAGAACACATGTCCTGTACGGGCAGCTCTTGGATTGGCTGAGATACCTTGTTGCCTGGCAACCCATCATCATCGGAATAGTCCACGGAATCAACTTCACCCTGGGGCTGGAGTAG
- the rnf175 gene encoding RING finger protein 175 isoform X1: MAGLQPQGDLLKMTHRENWKVQHERLHVKHRGHEAMHAEMVLILIATLVVAQIVLVQWKQRHNRSYNLVTLLQMWVVPLYFTIKLYWWRFLSMWGMFSVITSYVVFRATRKPLSCRTPRMVYKWFLLIYKLSYAVGVIGYLVIMFTMFGFNVFFRIKAEDSMDVGVIMLFYGLYYGVMGRDFAEICSDYMASTIGYYNMGGMPSRSLTDDICAVCGQKILVDVDEEGIIEDTYQLSCNHIFHEFCIRGWCIVGKKQTCPYCNEKVDLKRMMNNPWERTHVLYGQLLDWLRYLVAWQPIIIGIVHGINFTLGLE, encoded by the exons gGGGATCTCCTGAAAATGACTCACAGGGAGAACTGGAA agtacAGCATGAGCGCCTGCACGTGAAGCACCGGGGCCATGAGGCCATGCATGCAGAGATGGTGCTCATCCTCATCGCTACACTAGTGGTGGCTCAGATCGTACTGGTACAGTGGAAGCAGCGGCACAACCGCTCATACAAT ttggtCACCCTGCTCCAGATGTGGGTGGTTCCTCTCTATTTCACTATAAAACTCTACTGGTGGAGGTTTCTCTCCATGTGGGGAATGTTCTCTGTCATCACCAGCTATGTCGTCTTCAGAGCTACACGCAAACCACTGTCCTGTCGGACACCACG gaTGGTGTATAAATGGTTTCTATTGATCTATAAGCTGAGCTATGCGGTGGGAGTGATTGGATACCTGGTCATCATGTTCACAATGTTCGGCTTCAATGTCTTCTTCAG GATCAAGGCTGAGGACTCCATGGATGTGGGCGTTATCATGCTATTCTATGGTCTGTACTATGGAGTGATGGGACGGGACTTTGCTGAAATCTGCTCCGACTACATGGCCTCAACTATAGGG tactATAACATGGGAGGAATGCCGTCCAGGAGCCTGACAGATGATATCTGTGCAGTGTGTGGTCAGAAGATCCTCGTAGACGTGGATGAGGAGGGGATTATAGAAGATACCTACCAACTCTCCTGTAACCACAT ATTCCACGAGTTCTGTATCCGTGGCTGGTGCATTGTGGGTAAGAAGCAGACGTGTCCGTACTGCAACGAGAAGGTCGACTTGAAGAGGATGATGAACAATCC atGGGAGAGAACACATGTCCTGTACGGGCAGCTCTTGGATTGGCTGAGATACCTTGTTGCCTGGCAACCCATCATCATCGGAATAGTCCACGGAATCAACTTCACCCTGGGGCTGGAGTAG